CCCTCCGACGCCACGATGAAAGACAAGCTGGCAGGCCAAGATTACCTGACCACCGTGGTGGAACAGGATGTGGCCAAGAGTGCCGCCACCGTCACCGGTCCGATGGTGGATATGATCGCGGCACCGGATTTTGACGGCATCATTGAAAAGCTGGCCGATCCCGCCATTCGCATCGTCTCCATGACCATCACCGAAGGCGGATATTTCATCGATCCCGCCAACGGCCATTTTGACCCCAAACACCCGGCCATTGTGGCGGATGCGCAAAACCCCGATCAGCCCAAAACCGTCTTCGGCCTGATCATCGCTGGCCTCAAGGCCCGCCGTTCTAGCAACATTCCGCCGTTTACCGTGATGTGTTGCGACAACATCCCCGGCAATGGTGAAGTGACGGAAGCCACAATCATCGGCGTTGCCAAGCTTTCCGATCCCGATTTTGCCGATTGGATTCACCACCACGTTGCCTTCCCCAATTCCATGGTAGACCGCATCACCCCCGCCACCGGCCCGCGCGAGATTGACATTACCCGCGACACTTACGGCATTGACGATGCATGGCCCGTGTTTTGCGAGGAGTTCAAGCAATGGGTGCTGGAAGACAAATTCCCGCTTGGTCGCCCTGCCTTTGAAGAGGTTGGCGTCACCTTTGTGGAGGATGTTGCCCCCTATGAATTGATGAAGCTGCGCATTCTCAACGGCGGCCATGCGGCCATCGCCTACCCCGCCGCGCTGATGGACATTCACTTCGTGCACGAAGCCATGGAAAATCCGCTGATCCGGGCCTTCCTTGCCAAGCTGACCCATGATGAAATCATCCCGGTGGTGCCACCCGTGCCGAACACCAGCTTGCAGGATTATGCCACGCTGATCGAGAGCCGTTTCTCCAACCCAAAGATTGGCGACACCATTCCGCGCTTGGCGCAAGATGGCTCCAACCGTCAGCCGAAATTCATTCTGCCCTCCACGGCAGATCGTCTCGCCAAGGGGCTGGATGTGGTGGGCCTTGCGCTGGTGTCTGCCCTATGGTGCCATTATTTCGAAGGCACATCCGATAGCGGCAAGCCGATTGTGTTCAACGATGCCAGTGCGAAGCGTCTGCAAAAAACCGCCATTGCCTCGCGGCAAGATCCGCTGCTATTCCTAGCGCTGGACGATATTTTTGGCACCGTGGGGCAAAATGAAGTGTTCAGGCAGCGCTTTGCAAAAGCGCTTTCACACCTTCGCACCCACGGCACCTCACAGACCCTGCAAAGCTACATCGATGGCGGCCTCGCAGCGGCATAAGGATTGTTATGATGCATGACCCGGCCACCAAGCTGGTGATCTTTGATTGCGACGGCGTGCTGGTCGATAGCGAGCCGATCTCTGTCGAGGTCATGGTGGCCGAGTTTCAAAAAGCCGGCGTGGCGATTGATGCGGATTATGTCTATCGCAACTTCCTTGGCCGCAGCATGGCAACGGTGGTGGACACCGCCCGAGAGGAATTTTCATTTGCCATTGGTGAGAGCTTTCTGAGCGGTCTGCGCACCCATCTGTATGAACGCTTCCGGCAGGATTTAAAGCCGATTTCCGGCCTACACACCGCACTCGACGATCTCAGCAAAGCGGGCATTCACTGGTGCGTGGCCTCCTCCAGCCAGCCAGATCGCATTGCTCTGTCACTTAGCGTCACCGGGTTGATCGAGCGTTTTCAGCCCCATATTTTCAGCGCCACCATGGTGAAAAACGGCAAGCCCGCACCGGACCTGTTTCTGTATACCGCCGAGAAAATGGCAACACAACCACACCAATGTGTGGTGGTGGAAGATAGCCCCGCAGGCCTCACCGCCGCCCGCGCCGCTGGCATGCGCGCCTTAGCCTTTACCGGCGGCGGCCATGCGTTGGGCGAAATCTACCACGACAGCATTGACGCCCTGAAGCCAGACGCCAAATTTGACGCCATGGCCAATCTGGTTCAGTTTGTCTTATAAGCATTAGGGCGGAAACAAATTCATCATGCGAGATCATCTGATTGCGGTGGATGTCGGCACCGGCAGCGCGCGTGCCGGTGTCGTGACGCGCACCGGTCGCCTGCTGGCCCGGCGCGAACACCCGATCCTGCTGTCTCGCCCAAGCGATGAGCGTGGCGAACACAATTCCCAGGATATCTGGGAGGCCTGCTGTATTGCGGTCAAGGCAGCGCTTGCCGAGGCTGGTATCGGTCCCGCAGCCATTGCCGGTATTGGTTTCGATGCCACCTGCTCGCTGGTGCTGCTTGACAGAAGCGGCCAGCCGCTCTGCCTGAATGGGGAGGATGGTTTCGACACAATTTCCTGGCTGGATCACCGCGCCACGGCTGAAGCCGAAGAATGCGGACATATCGATCATCCGGTGCTGCACCACAATGGCCGGGTCATCTCCCCTGAAGCCGAAATCCCCAAGCTGATGTGGCTGAAGCGTCATCGCCCGGATCTCTGGCAAAGACTGGGTTTAGCCTTCGATCTCGCTGATTTCCTCACCTGGAAGGCGACGGGCAGCCCGGCGCGGTCGCTCTGCACTCTGACATCGAAATGGATGTTTTTCGGCCACAGCAAGCCCGGCTGGCAACAGGATTTTCTGGACCGCATCGGGCTGGATGACCTGGTGGCCCGCGCAGGCTTACCAGAAGAGGCGGTTGCGGTCGGCAAAAGCGTCGGCACCCTCAGCACCGACGCTGCGGACGCGCTGGGTCTTATTCCTGGCACTCCCGTTGCCGCAGGCATGGTTGATGCCTATGCAGGCGCGCTTGGCGTGTTGGGATCAACGGATCTCTCAGACCCTGACCTCAACCACGTGGCGATGATCGGCGGTACCTCCAGCTGCCTGATTGCGCTCCGGCCCCAGCCTCTTTACGGCTTCAGCCTCTGGGGGCCTTATTTCGGGGCGATCTTTCCAGATCTCTGGCTGGTGGAGGCCGGACAATCGGCCACAGGCGCGCTTCTCAATCATCTTGTCCGCAGTCATGCGGAAGGCGGCGAACCGAGCATCGACAACCATCGCCGCATCATTGCCCGGATCGCTGAATTACGTGCCCACGAAGGCGCGTCGTTCGGCCAGAAAATCAACGTCCTGCCGGATTTTCATGGCAACCGCTCGCCCTTTGCCGATCCGAACCTGACGGGAACAATCTCCGGCCTGACGCTGGATGCCTCGTTTGACGGGCTCTGCCGTCTCTATTGGCGGGCCTGTGTCGGCATTGTGCTTGGCCTGCGCCAGATCGTCGAGACGCTCGGCAAGGACGGTATAGGCCCGCTGCGCCTGCATCTCACCGGCGGTCACGTCAAAAACCCGCTTCTGGTTGAGCTTTACGCCGAGGCGACCGGCTGCGAACTGGTGGTGGCCGACGGCACAGATGCCGTGCTGATTGGCACCGCCATCAATGCCGCCAGCGCCGCCGGCCTTTATCCCGGCCTTGCTGAGGCAGGCGCAGCCATGGCCGAACCAGGGCGGCTCGTCGTGCCGAACCCAGATATGAAAGGCATTTACGACCGCGACTATGCCCGTTTTCTCGCCATGCAGCGGCACCGGGCCGAGCTGGACGCGATCTGAGCGGCAAAAGCACCACCATAACGGACACGAAAACACCGGTCTTGATTGCGCGGCCAATTGTTTCTATATCGAGCGGGAATTGGCTGATATAAAGATAAGCCAAGCTGCATCGTGCAAGCTGCATTGTGAATGACCCGCTCTTCCTGCCCATGGCGTTGCTCAAGGCCCGCCCGCAGCAGCCGAGAACGGTCTTCTCGCAGACATTTGAGAAATGACGCGCCCCGTGAATACGCTGGATTTTGACAAGAGACCGGAAGATACCCGCGTTGTCGTCGCCATGTCAGGCGGCGTCGATAGTTCTGTCGTGGCCGGAATCTTGAAACGCGAAGGCTATGATGTGCTGGGCATCACCCTCCAGCTTTACGACCATGGCGCCGCCGTGCACCGGGCCGGGTCCTGTTGCGCCGGTCAGGATATCGACGATGCGCGCCGGGTCTGCGAGACGCTGGGCATTCCCCATTATGTGCTGGATTACGAACAGCGCTTCCGCGACACGGTGATCAATCCGTTCATGGACAGCTATATCGCCGGCGAAACGCCGATCCCCTGCGTGGCCTGCAACCAAACGGTCAAATTCGCCGATCTTCTGGCCACCGCCCGCGAGCTTGGGGCCGACGCGCTGGCCACCGGTCACTATATCCGTTCACGCGCCACGCCTCTGCCGAACGATCCGGGCCACCGCGCCCTGTTTCGTCCCATCGACAGCGAGCGCGACCAGAGTTATTTCCTGTTTGCCACCACCCAGGAACAGATCGATTATCTGCGCTTTCCGCTGGGCGGCCTGTCCAAGGCCGAGACCCGTAAGCTGGCCGAGGACATGGGCCTCGTCGTCGCGCAAAAGGCCGACAGCCAGGATATCTGTTTCGTGCCGCAGGGCAAATATGCCGATATCATCAACAAGCTGAAGCCCAACGCGGCATTGAGCGGCGATATCGTCCATCTCGATGGCCGGGTTCTGGGCCAGCATGAAGGCATCCTGCACTATACGATCGGCCAGCGCAAAGGCTTGGGCGTTGCCACCGGCGAGCCGCTTTACGTCGTCTATCTGGACGCCCGGTCGCGCCGGGTCATCGTCGGGCCGCGTGAAGCGCTGGAAACCCGCCGCGTCTATCTGCGCGACATCAACTGGCTGGGCGACCGCGCCATCGAGGATGAGGCAAGCGGCGGTTTTGCCTGTTTTGCCAAGGTGCGCTCCACCCGTCCCCCTGCCCCGGCCCATCTGCATGCCGATGAAACCGGCATTTATGTAGACCTCGACATGGGAGAAGCTGGCGTTGCGCCGGGACAGGCCTGCGTGCTCTATTCGGGCGAAGGCGCCGACGCCCGTGTCTATGGCGGCGGCTTTATCGAACGCTCGGAACGCCAGGCCGAAGCCGAGACCTTCCTGAAGGCGCTTCTGGCGGGCGCGCAAGCCGCCTAACCGCTTGTTGTCACAAGGCAAAATTCACATAATGCAACAGGACCGTTACCAGCGGTCCTTTTTTGCATTTTGCCTGCTTGACTTTGCAACGACGCTCGCCTTATAAGCCGCCCATCGCTTCGGACAGCTTTCTCGACAAGCAAAAGTCCTTGAGGTGCGGCGGGATAGCTCAGGTGGTTAGAGCGTGGGATTCATAACCCCAAGGTCGGCGGTTCAAGTCCGCCTCCCGCTACCATTCTTCAAAAAACCAGACCTTTAAATATCAGCCATGGCTGGTTTTATTTTGGCGACCTTTTTCCATCCCGGCATCTACTTCACTGAGAGTCTGTCAGGTTTAGATTGAGCCAGACAAACTCTAGGTTTTCCCTGAAAACCTCTAAAAGCTCTATCTTTTAAAGGCATTTTTAAACAAATAAAACCTTCGTGGATTTGTCAATTTTAAAGTTGACTCCGTTTGTATAGTTCATATTGTCCGCCTGTGACGGAGACGGGATATCTCCTCACGCCGACAGCATGAAGGAAGGCGGAGTATGACGAAAATGACGAAGGGGGCCGGTGGACGCGCGCAGCCTGCGGACCGGATGATGTCCAGACATGGACAATTGCTGCTGGGCAGTATTGCCGGTCTGGCGCTGATTGCCGCCGCCTCGCAAGCCTGGTCGCAAGAGAAGGAAACGGAACTCTCGACCATTACCGTTCAGGGCAAATCCTCGGCCACAGGCCCGGATGCCAATATCGTCGCCAAGGAGACGACTGTCGGCAGCAAGACCGATACACCGATCATCGACATTCCCCAGGCCGTCTCCGTTGTCACCCTGAAGGAAATGGAAACGCGCGGCGTCAGTGACATGCAGGCTGCCGTTGCCTATACGTCCGGTGTGGTTGTCGATGAATTCGGCTCCGACGATCGCTACGACTATTACCGTATTCGCGGCTTCGACACGACCACGCTCGGCATCTATCGCGATGGCCTGAGTGCGCGCATTCCCGCCTGGTTTACCGCAGCGCGCACCGAACCCTACGGCCTGGAACGCGTGGAAGTGCTGAAAGGCTCGACCTCCACTCTGTTCGGCCTCAACGGTCCGGGCGGGATGATCAATGCCGTCACCAAGCATCCGACCGACACGTTCCATGCCGAGGTCTATACCACCTTCGGCGACAACCATATCGAAACCGGCACGGATTTCGGCGGCCCGATCGACAAGGACGGGGTCTTCACCTACCGGATTACCGCCAAATGGCAGAACGCCGACCTGGGCTCGGATTATTCCAACGACGACCGGATCTACATCGCTCCGGCCCTGACCATCAGCCCGGACGAGAGCACCTCGCTGACCTTCCTGACCGACTACAACAAGCGCGACACCACGCCGGCCCTGGGCTTCCCAGCCGGTCTCGACGTCGATACAACCCGGTTCTACGGCGAGCCGGACTTCAACAAGTTCGACACGATCCAGAAGGATGTCGGCTACGAGTTCCGCCACGAGATCACCGAGGGTCTGACCTTCCGGCAGAATGCCCGCTACTCGCATGTGGACCTGGATTATGAGACAGTCTATGGCGCCAGCACAGATTCGAGCGTCAATCGGGAAGCCTATGCCGTGGACGGCGTGGCGGATCGCTTCGCCATCGACAATCAACTGGAATATGACACCAGCACGGCTCGCCTCGACAGCAAGACTTTGCTGGGTGTTGACTATGCCTATGACAGCACCCATGAAGTCATTGGCTATGGCTCGGCCCCGGGCATCGACATCAACAATCCGGTGTATTGCGGTCGCTCCTGCGTGTCTCTCGATCCCTATCTCGATTGGAAGGTCAAGCAGAAGGCACTCGGCGTCTACGCCCAGGAACAGCTGACGCTGGATGACCGCTGGATTCTGACGCTGGGCGGGCGCTATGATTACGTCAATACCGAAGCCGACTATCTCTATACCGGCACGAGCGACAATAACACGTCGGAAGCCTTCACCAAGCGGATCGGCTTGAGCTACAAGATCACACCGGAACTTGCTGCCTATGCCAATTATTCCACGTCCTTCCAGCCGCTGGTGACCCCGACCGCCAATGGCTATTCCGTTGAAGGCTCCTTGAAGCCGCAGGAAGGCGAACAGTATGAAATCGGCTTGAAATACAAGCCCGACAGTTTCGACGCCATGTTCACGGTCGCCCTGTTCGACATAACCCAAACCAATGTTCCCTCCAACGTCACCCCCATACTACAGCGCCAGATCGGCAAGGTCGGGGTGCGCGGCGTGGAAGTGGAGGGCAAGGTGGCGCTCAACGACCGCTGGAACATGACGCTTGCCTATTCCTATTGGGATGCAGAGATCAAGGAAGACGGTACCGGCGGCGATGCCGGCAACCGACCCGAGCGCGTTCCGAGAAACACCGCCTCGGCCTGGGTCGATTATACCATTCCCGGCAATGGCTGGCGCGGCGACCTGACGCTGGGCGGCGGTGTCCGTTATGTCGGCTCCAGCTACGGCGATTCGGCCAATACCGTGAAGGTCGATGCCTATACCGTGGTCGATGCCATGGCGAGCTACAAGGTGACCGAAAACGTCACCTTCGCGATCAATGCCAAGAACCTGTTCGACAAGAAATACGTCACCACCACCTATTACGGCAGCTCCTACTACGGCGACCGCCGCACGGTTTTGGGGACACTGAAATATACCTGGTAACGGGTACGCAGTTATCAGAACACAAATCAACTGGACCGGCGGCTTCGAAAGAAGTCGCCGGTTTTTGCACGTGCCGCAAGGCTGGTTAGCCATTGGACCGAAAATCAAGATTTGATTTGAAAATAAATATAATTAAAACAATATGATAAATTGAATTTAACGATGCGGATTTTCACCTCGATACTCTATTGCTCGTTCTGCGGCAAACCGTCAGCGATATCGTAATAGTCACCCTTGTCGGCAACGAAGATATGCATTTTGAGCCGCGTCTGGGTGGGACCATCGAAAGCGCCCATGGCAACGGCGATCCAGTCTCTTGCTGGCGGATCGAAGAACAGCGACGTTCCGCAGACTGAGCAGAAGCCGCGTCGTACCTTTTCCGAGGACTGATACCAACTGACAAAGTCACTGCCATGGATCTCTATTTTGTCTTTTGGCACATCGGCCGAGGCAAAATAATGGCCGGAATGCTTACGGCATTTAGAACAATGACAAGCATCCGGCGGCGGTAAATCACCGTTCACTTGAAAGCGAACAGCGCCGCAAAGACATGATCCCTTATGCATGGGCTTTCTCCGTTCCCCCTCATCATCGCAACGAGCAAATCATGCCTGGAAACGGAAGTGCAAGAAAGCCCCTCAAGCCCTCCGGCGCATTAGCAGGATCAGCACCGGCGCGCCGATCAGCGCGGAGACCAGGCCAGCGGCGATTTCGTAAGGGTGGACCAGGGTCCGGCCAATCCAGTCGGCCATCATCATCAGCACGCCGCCGATCAACACGGCACCGGTCAGTTGCGGACCAGCGCGCAGCAATCCGGCCTCGCGGGCCAGATGCGGGGCCATCAGGCCGACGAAACTCAAGGGGCCGACGGTCAGGGTTGCCGCTCCGCTCAAAGCACCTGCCAGCAGCAGCAGCAGCAGGCGGGCGGGTGCGAGCGGCACGCCGAGTGCGCCTGCCGCCGATGGCCCCAGCGGCAACAGATCCAGCCAGCGGCGCAGTAGGGCGACAATCACCACCAGAGCCACGGCGATGACCGTCACCGTGATGGCACTCGTCATCGTGACATTATAGGTCGAGCCGCTCATCCAACGCATCAGGAAGGTGGCGCGGGGATCACCGCTGGCCGCCAGTACGCCGACCACGGCATCGACCATGGCGCTCAGCGCAATGCCCGCCAGCAGTACCCGTTCCGGCGCAAAACCAGCCCGGGCGGCAAACAGGAAAATCACCGCCAGCACAGTCAGAGAACCCGCCGCGGCAAAACCAAGTTGGGTGCCAAGACTTGGCGCCGCCAGGAAGAACACCGCCACCGTGACCCCGAAGGTTGCTCCGGCGCTGATGCCCAGCACTTCGGGGCTGGCCATTTCATTGCCGGTCAGCCGTTGCAGGATCAACCCGGCCACCGCCAGCATGGCGCCAGAGGCAAAAGCGGCCAACACGCGGGGAAAGCGCACAGGCAGAATTTCGCTGTAGAGCGAGGGGGACAGAAAAGCCCAATCGCCGACGGTACTGCGCCCGAACAGCAGTGCCATGGCAATCAGCATCACGCCACCGATCAGCCCCACGATCAAGACCGTCCGCGTCGAGGCAAGATGCCGAGGTTTCGGCACTCGCTCGACCATGATCCGATGCCGGGTTTTCAACAGCGGCAGCAGCACCAGCAGCAGCGGCGAACCGAACAAGGCGGTGACGGCCCCGGTCGGCAGCATATCGCTGAATTGGTCGGCAAGCAGCAGCAATGCGCTATCGGCAAAGAATAGTAGTGCCGCACCGATCAGGGTCGACCAGACCAAAAGCGCGCCGGAGCGCCGCGCGCCGGTCAACCGGGCAAGCGTTGGCGCCACAAGCCCGATAAAGCCGATCACCCCGACCGCGCTGGTGACGAAAGCCGCCAGCAGCACCGCAAGCGTGATGGCGGCGGCGCGCAGATGGCCGGTCTTGACGCCAAGCGCCGAAGCCCCCGCCTCCCCCAGTTCGACGAGAGTAAGCGGCCGCAGCAACAGGGCAGCGGCCAGTGCCACCAGCCCGACCTTGGGCAGAAGGGTGAGCGCCGGAACCCAGCTTTGCTGCGCAAGCGACCCCGCCCCCCAGATGAACAGGCTGACCAGATAGCGCTCATTGAGCAGCACCAGCACGCTTGATAGCGCCCCGCACCACAGGCTGACCACCAGCCCGGACATAACCAGCGAGAATGGTGAAAATCCACGCCGCAAACCCATCAGCAGCACCAGGCCCGCCGCAATGGCGCTCCCGGCCAGCGCCACCATATCGCGGCCAAAACCCAGCAGGCCGGGCGACAGCAGCAGCGCCAGGACGATGGCGAGATTGGCCCCCGCCGAAACGCCAAGCGTGGTCGGCGAGGCCAGCGGATTGCGCAGCACCTGCTGGAACAGCGCGCCCGACAGAGACAGCGCGCCCCCGCAGATGAACGCCATCGCCAAACGCGGCAGGGTGGCATTGTAAAGCACGGCATAATCAATGTCGTAACCGGCACTTTCAGGCCGCGCCAGCACCGGTGCGATGCCATGCCATGCCATCAGGCCCCCAAGACCGGCAAGCAGCAGGGTGACGAGGAGCGGACCTAGATAGGACGGTCTGGAAGAGAACGGAATATTCATGCTTGACTGTCCAAGTAGTCGGTCAGCAGGCGCGCGAAGCGCATGGCTTCCACCACCATCCCAAACATCAGGGTCGAGGGCAGGACCGCGAAGCGCTCCGGCTTTGCCATCGGCAAGGCCTGCCAGAGCGGGCTTTTTGCCAGCACCGGCATGACATCGGCGGGAACAGGCTCGAAGGCAATCAGCCGGGCGCGCGGATCGGTGATTGTCGCCAGACTCTCGATGCCGATCAGCTCGAAACCCCAGTAATTGCCAGGCTTCGTCCATGCATTGGTAAGGCCGAGCCGCTGGAGGACATCGTGATAAAGGCCGGGTGCCGTATAGACCCGCACATGGCGGGCATCCATGAAATTGACCAGTGCCACCGGCGGCGCATTCAGCCGGGCAAGGCGAGCGCGGCAGGCATCAAAAAACGCATCGGCCTCGGCCAGAAAGGCCTCGGCCCTCGCCTCCAGCCGCATGACCTTGCCGAGATCCCGCGTCGCACTGTAAGAGGCGGTCAGGATATCGGTGGTGTCAGGCGCATAAACGCTGGCGCGAAACAGCGGCGCCAAGGCTTGCAGCCGCGGGTTCAGCGGGTCGTTAAAGGCCGTGGACAGGATCAGGTCGGGCTTCAGGGCGATCAGCAATTCGAAATTGACCTCCCAGGACGAGCCGAGATCGATCACGCCGTCAGGCATACGCGGCTCTTCCACCCATTTGTCCCAATCGGCCAGAGACGCCACTGCCAGAGGTGTGACCCCGAAGGCCAGCAGGGTCGAGGCAAGGCCGTAATCCAGGCAAACGACGCGGCTGGGCCGGGCTTCGTCGGCGCGGGCAACGGATGTCATCAACAAGCTCACACCCCCCGCCAAAAGATGGCGGCGGCTGAGCGGCAGGAAAGGATCAGCAGACATAGGCGAGCGGGATCTCCAAACCTGGATGGCGGGTGACGTCCATATCGACGCCGTAGATGGCGTTCAGCGTCTCGCGGGTCATCAAAGCCGTGGGGGAGCCCTCGGCAATCAATTGCCCGGCCTTCAGCGCATAGAGCCGGTCACAGAAACGGCTGGCCATGTTGATGTCATGCAGGACGATGATGACGCTCAGACCCTTTTCCTGCGACAGGCGGCGCACCAGCGCCAGCACATCCATCTGATGGGCGATATCGAGCGCCGAGGTCGGCTCATCCAGCAGCAGGCATTCGCTGTCCTGCGCCACCAGCATGGCGATCCAGGCCCGCTGGCGCTCGCCGCCCGACAACGTATCCACCATGCGGTCCGCCATCGGCAGGACATGGGTCAAGTCCAGCGCCTCCTCCACCTTGGCCTTGTCCGCCTCGGTAAACCGGCCAAGCGCGCCATGCCAGGGATAGCGTCCGCAGGCCACCAGTTCGCGCACGGTCATGCCATGGGCCGCCGTCACGTCCTGTGGCAGATAGGCAACCTTGCGGGCAAAATCGCGCGCGCCAAGCGCGCCGGCATCCGCCCCGGCAAAATGGATCGTCCCGGATGTCAGGCTTTGCTGGCGGGCGAGAAGCTTCAGCAATGTGGATTTGCCCGAACCATTATGGCCGACAAGACCGGAAATCTCACCCTTACGGAAACCGATCGACACATCCCGCAACAAGGCCCGGCCATCGACGGTGAAACCAAGCGCCTGCGTTTCGAAAATCATCTCCGGCTCGCCTGCGGCCAGGATTTTGCGATGTTCGCTCGCCATCAAAGATCCTCTAATACCCATCAAAGATCCCCTAATACAAGGTGCCACTCAGCTTGAACTGGGCGGATAAAACA
The Allorhizobium ampelinum S4 genome window above contains:
- a CDS encoding ATP-binding cassette domain-containing protein; the protein is MASEHRKILAAGEPEMIFETQALGFTVDGRALLRDVSIGFRKGEISGLVGHNGSGKSTLLKLLARQQSLTSGTIHFAGADAGALGARDFARKVAYLPQDVTAAHGMTVRELVACGRYPWHGALGRFTEADKAKVEEALDLTHVLPMADRMVDTLSGGERQRAWIAMLVAQDSECLLLDEPTSALDIAHQMDVLALVRRLSQEKGLSVIIVLHDINMASRFCDRLYALKAGQLIAEGSPTALMTRETLNAIYGVDMDVTRHPGLEIPLAYVC